In Candidatus Sedimenticola sp. (ex Thyasira tokunagai), the following proteins share a genomic window:
- the aroB gene encoding 3-dehydroquinate synthase has product MRTLQVELGVRSYPIYIGRGLVDDPAIYERHISGRQVMVVTNETVAPLYLDRVLGALASFDVDTVVLPDGEKFKTLEVWQTIFDAMLKRRFNRQCTVVALGGGVIGDMAGFAAACYQRGVPFIQVPTTLLSQVDSSVGGKTGVNHPLGKNMVGAFYQPKCVIADTATLDTLDDRQLSAGVAEVIKYGLINDIDFFSWLEQQMEQLLARDPEVLAHVIERSCRDKAEVVAADELEAGRRATLNLGHTFGHAIETGMGYGTWLHGEAVAAGMCMAADLSLRLGWLSEADVERVVALTRRANLPVAPPSDLSTEYFLELMSVDKKVVTGKIRLVLMPRLGSAVVTEDFAAEKLKETLDEFGRANV; this is encoded by the coding sequence ATGAGAACGCTGCAGGTCGAATTAGGAGTACGTTCATATCCTATCTATATAGGCAGAGGTCTGGTTGATGACCCGGCGATTTACGAGCGCCACATAAGCGGCCGCCAAGTGATGGTGGTGACCAATGAGACGGTGGCGCCACTCTACCTTGACAGAGTGCTGGGTGCGCTTGCCTCGTTTGATGTCGATACGGTAGTGCTTCCCGACGGTGAAAAGTTCAAGACTCTTGAGGTGTGGCAGACAATATTCGACGCCATGCTGAAGCGTCGCTTTAATCGTCAGTGCACGGTCGTGGCGCTTGGCGGCGGTGTGATTGGTGATATGGCAGGTTTCGCCGCCGCCTGTTATCAGCGCGGTGTGCCCTTCATTCAAGTGCCAACAACGCTGCTTTCTCAGGTTGACTCATCGGTAGGCGGCAAGACCGGTGTTAACCATCCACTTGGGAAAAATATGGTAGGGGCCTTCTACCAGCCTAAATGTGTCATTGCCGATACGGCAACGCTTGATACCCTTGATGATAGGCAGCTCTCTGCAGGGGTGGCAGAGGTTATCAAGTACGGACTGATTAACGACATCGATTTTTTCTCTTGGCTGGAACAGCAGATGGAGCAGCTGCTTGCCCGCGATCCTGAGGTATTGGCTCATGTGATTGAACGGTCATGCCGGGATAAGGCAGAGGTGGTTGCCGCAGATGAGCTTGAGGCCGGCAGACGGGCCACGCTCAATCTGGGGCACACTTTTGGCCACGCCATAGAAACGGGCATGGGTTATGGAACCTGGCTTCATGGTGAGGCGGTTGCGGCCGGTATGTGCATGGCGGCTGACCTTTCCCTGCGTCTCGGCTGGTTGTCAGAGGCGGATGTAGAGAGGGTGGTCGCGCTGACGCGAAGGGCTAATCTGCCGGTGGCCCCACCCTCTGACCTCAGTACAGAGTATTTTCTTGAGTTGATGTCGGTGGATAAAAAAGTGGTGACTGGAAAGATTCGTCTGGTGCTTATGCCGCGCCTGGGGAGTGCAGTGGTTACCGAAGATTTTGCAGCCGAAAAACTGAAAGAGACACTGGATGAATTTGGAAGAGCCAATGTCTGA
- the aroK gene encoding shikimate kinase AroK has protein sequence MSKLKNIFLVGPMGAGKTTIGRQVAGLLGLEFSDSDHEVQHRTGVDIPTIFDFEGEDGFRKREKAVIDDLTQQDGYVLATGGGAVLDPDNRRNLSSRGFVVYLYCSPEQQYERTLRDRNRPLLQTDDPLLQLQNLLEVRDPLYRQTADIVVTTEKRGASAVAREIISQFESK, from the coding sequence ATGAGTAAGTTAAAGAACATCTTTCTGGTCGGCCCCATGGGGGCGGGCAAAACAACTATAGGGCGTCAGGTGGCCGGCCTCCTGGGATTGGAGTTTAGTGACAGTGACCATGAGGTCCAGCATAGAACCGGTGTAGATATTCCGACGATTTTTGATTTTGAGGGGGAGGATGGTTTTCGTAAACGCGAAAAAGCGGTAATCGATGATCTTACCCAGCAGGATGGTTATGTGCTGGCAACAGGCGGCGGAGCAGTTCTGGACCCGGATAATCGCCGTAATCTCAGTAGTAGAGGATTTGTAGTCTATCTTTACTGCAGTCCTGAGCAGCAGTATGAGCGCACTCTGCGTGACCGCAACCGACCGTTATTGCAGACTGACGATCCGTTGCTGCAATTACAAAATTTGCTGGAGGTGAGAGACCCGCTCTATCGCCAGACGGCCGATATAGTAGTGACCACAGAGAAGCGTGGAGCATCGGCTGTTGCGAGGGAAATTATCAGCCAATTTGAGTCCAAATAA